One genomic segment of Desulfomicrobium sp. ZS1 includes these proteins:
- a CDS encoding aspartate kinase, which yields MALVVQKYGGSSVATPDKIRDLARRIVARHESGDKVVVVVSAMGKSTDALVSQARELAQIPDPREMDMLVSAGERISIAMMSIAINGIRPGLAMSFTGSQIGLITDCNHGDARVLEVKGDRLREALDQGRIAVVAGFQGVSTTREITTLGRGGSDTTAVAVAAALAADVCEIYSDVDGVYTSDPRLAPSARLLDTVDYETMLEMSAAGAKVLKDDAVEYARRLGVRIAAGSSSSGLIGTIVSSENLNRDTLQAMVYNDRLRWVAFGAGVPLPPDCRLCQSVEGRSVVVVDEKHAGAMEGVPCVSLSFIGARVAAQRERVGEVLARLEEVGNRVLAISSTSSKYEIFLEDPLPPAQVSAIHDMLFV from the coding sequence ATGGCTCTGGTCGTTCAGAAATACGGAGGCAGCAGCGTGGCCACCCCGGACAAGATCCGGGATCTGGCGCGGCGCATCGTGGCCCGGCACGAGAGCGGCGACAAGGTGGTCGTGGTGGTCTCGGCCATGGGCAAGAGCACTGACGCTCTGGTCAGTCAGGCCCGGGAGCTGGCCCAAATCCCTGATCCTCGCGAAATGGACATGCTCGTGTCGGCCGGGGAGCGCATCTCCATCGCCATGATGAGCATTGCCATAAACGGTATCAGGCCCGGTCTGGCAATGTCTTTCACCGGCTCGCAGATCGGACTGATCACCGACTGCAATCACGGGGACGCACGGGTTCTGGAGGTCAAGGGCGACCGCCTGCGCGAAGCCCTGGATCAGGGTCGCATCGCCGTGGTGGCCGGTTTTCAGGGCGTGTCCACGACACGGGAGATCACCACCCTTGGCCGGGGCGGCTCAGACACCACGGCCGTGGCAGTGGCGGCGGCCTTGGCGGCCGATGTGTGCGAGATCTATTCGGATGTGGACGGGGTCTACACCTCGGACCCGCGCCTTGCGCCCTCGGCCCGCCTTCTGGACACCGTGGACTACGAGACCATGCTTGAGATGTCCGCCGCCGGCGCCAAGGTTTTGAAGGACGACGCCGTGGAGTATGCTCGTCGTCTGGGAGTGCGCATCGCCGCCGGGTCGAGCAGTTCCGGTCTGATCGGGACCATCGTTTCCAGCGAGAACCTGAACCGCGACACCCTGCAGGCCATGGTCTACAATGACCGGCTACGCTGGGTTGCGTTTGGCGCCGGCGTGCCGTTGCCGCCGGACTGTCGCCTGTGCCAGTCTGTGGAGGGACGAAGCGTGGTGGTCGTGGACGAAAAGCACGCCGGGGCTATGGAAGGAGTTCCGTGCGTAAGTTTGTCTTTCATCGGTGCGCGCGTGGCTGCCCAGCGTGAGCGGGTCGGCGAGGTTCTGGCGCGACTGGAGGAAGTGGGAAACCGTGTCCTGGCCATCAGCAGCACGTCCTCGAAGTATGAGATTTTCCTTGAAGATCCGCTTCCACCGGCTCAGGTTTCCGCTATTCACGACATGCTTTTCGTCTGA
- a CDS encoding universal stress protein: MDRHILLTVSDDSSSLQAVRFVAGFFAGAEKLHLTLLYVAPNPKAGLTESEIIQDYGNLSRREAQTKSLAQTALDRAEELLVSKHFPKANIHKKITFKQLGTANDIIQEGITGVYDAIALGRRGLSRLEELIDDSVSKQVFTTPMEIPLWICRSHEKPAPGVLLCTDGSPASLRCADHVGFMLANAPEHEITLLHVACGSSPTVPDDAIAQARRMLEENGVAGRRIHQKIATCTNIAEAILRVAREGEYGVLATGRTGRGESRTLHLLGSVSMNLLKHLESATLWICH, from the coding sequence ATGGACAGACATATTCTGCTGACCGTCAGCGACGACTCCAGCTCACTGCAAGCCGTGCGCTTCGTCGCCGGTTTCTTTGCCGGCGCAGAGAAACTGCACCTGACCCTGCTCTACGTCGCCCCCAACCCCAAGGCCGGCTTGACCGAATCGGAGATCATCCAGGATTACGGAAATTTGAGCCGCAGGGAAGCCCAGACCAAGAGTCTGGCGCAGACCGCCCTCGACAGGGCCGAGGAGCTGCTGGTGAGCAAGCATTTCCCCAAAGCCAACATCCACAAAAAGATCACCTTCAAACAGCTCGGCACGGCCAACGACATCATCCAGGAAGGCATCACCGGCGTTTACGACGCCATCGCCCTGGGACGCAGGGGTTTGTCGCGTCTGGAAGAATTGATCGACGACAGCGTAAGCAAACAGGTCTTCACCACGCCCATGGAAATCCCCCTGTGGATCTGCCGCAGTCACGAAAAACCCGCTCCCGGCGTGCTGCTCTGCACCGACGGTTCTCCCGCCAGCCTACGCTGCGCCGACCATGTCGGCTTCATGCTCGCCAACGCCCCCGAACACGAAATCACCTTGCTGCACGTGGCCTGCGGCTCGTCTCCGACAGTCCCGGACGACGCCATCGCCCAGGCCAGGCGCATGCTCGAAGAAAACGGCGTTGCCGGCCGCCGCATTCATCAGAAGATCGCAACATGCACTAACATCGCGGAAGCCATCCTGCGCGTTGCCCGCGAAGGCGAATATGGAGTCCTGGCCACCGGACGCACGGGGCGGGGAGAAAGCAGGACCTTGCACCTCTTAGGCTCGGTCAGCATGAACTTACTCAAGCACCTCGAATCCGCGACCTTGTGGATCTGCCATTAA
- a CDS encoding transglutaminase domain-containing protein, producing MNTNRLITLLVLIVVLGGCAGRQPGPGITTQLSITDAANPNAGELNAFEQMYSGDTDKSLAARFLLDNLPPADRLSMSAAELSENLDYAFLARASMPWGETVPWDTFLHYVLPHRASQEPFEPHRAMLFRKLAPLCATAGSMEEALALVGEWCAQRAEYRSTSRRDLGVMSILDAGYGRCEETNILFLAAARAVGLPVRQAMVPWWQHADGNHAWVEAWTKDGWKFLESGTEFSVLNQTWFAAQTPRMAKVVAYAFGQPEDPSVYRTGTGFALLDNTAAYTRGTTVQVSVRLADDQPAPGRDVFFSVYSLGGFRPVTKAVTNDDGMARVILGPGIFFASCAAEDGLAWALLDTRDMDETRVRLQAGAPRALPESVRFSHPGSAQNAFEATISPKLTRLRKERARRWEPFLRDLPAALQESLPLAGERAPLWLRLLRQPQGPATPWIVPLMTGLDDKDLLQADPETLPRDIELAVDAREASAKAGLSYDDETFTRYVLSPRLHLEPWSSWRAQLHPWLKKSIPLPLERKMQAIRKRINSLPILPQTLFGPPLTPLQTLQGGFCSSNSDKAVLGTAALRTMGVPARCEVDFGGVEYFDGADWQFWEMQTATPASGALHVTGGKDVQPLKDFGVTRIEDGHLRALDDLPWKETRGVLACAMQPGNYLLLEPKRENDGVLVRLIPFNVTDKETTFVQIGAE from the coding sequence ATGAATACCAATCGACTGATCACACTCCTCGTTCTCATCGTTGTGCTTGGGGGCTGCGCGGGGCGGCAGCCGGGTCCGGGCATCACCACGCAGCTCTCCATCACCGACGCCGCCAATCCCAACGCCGGTGAGTTAAACGCTTTCGAGCAGATGTATTCCGGGGACACAGACAAATCCCTCGCCGCCCGGTTTCTGCTCGACAATCTGCCACCGGCCGACAGATTGTCCATGAGCGCCGCCGAGTTAAGCGAAAATCTGGACTACGCCTTCCTGGCGCGTGCATCCATGCCCTGGGGCGAAACCGTGCCTTGGGACACATTTCTGCACTACGTCCTTCCCCATCGCGCCAGCCAGGAGCCTTTCGAGCCCCACCGGGCCATGCTTTTCAGAAAACTGGCGCCACTGTGCGCCACAGCCGGGAGCATGGAAGAGGCGCTTGCGCTCGTGGGCGAGTGGTGTGCGCAAAGGGCTGAATATCGTTCCACCTCCCGCCGCGATCTGGGCGTCATGTCCATCCTCGACGCCGGATACGGACGCTGCGAGGAGACCAATATCCTCTTCCTGGCGGCAGCCCGTGCCGTGGGCTTGCCCGTGCGCCAAGCCATGGTTCCGTGGTGGCAGCACGCCGACGGCAACCATGCCTGGGTCGAAGCTTGGACAAAAGACGGCTGGAAATTCCTGGAAAGCGGAACCGAATTTTCCGTTCTGAACCAGACCTGGTTCGCGGCCCAAACCCCGCGCATGGCCAAGGTCGTGGCCTATGCCTTTGGCCAACCTGAGGACCCGTCAGTCTACCGTACCGGCACCGGCTTCGCCCTGCTCGACAATACGGCCGCCTATACACGGGGCACGACGGTTCAGGTCAGCGTGCGTCTGGCGGATGATCAGCCAGCCCCTGGGCGAGACGTCTTCTTCAGCGTCTATTCCCTGGGCGGATTCAGGCCCGTGACCAAGGCCGTCACCAACGACGACGGCATGGCCAGGGTCATCCTCGGCCCCGGCATCTTTTTCGCGTCATGCGCCGCTGAAGACGGACTCGCCTGGGCCCTGCTCGACACCCGGGACATGGACGAAACGCGCGTCCGCCTCCAGGCAGGCGCTCCCCGCGCGCTGCCCGAATCCGTCAGGTTTTCACATCCGGGCTCAGCCCAAAACGCCTTCGAAGCCACCATCAGCCCGAAGCTCACGCGGCTGCGAAAAGAGCGGGCCCGGCGCTGGGAACCATTCCTGCGCGATCTGCCGGCCGCACTGCAGGAAAGCCTGCCCCTGGCGGGTGAGCGCGCGCCACTTTGGCTGCGCCTGCTGCGGCAGCCGCAAGGCCCGGCCACACCCTGGATTGTGCCCCTGATGACCGGCCTCGACGACAAGGACCTGCTGCAGGCCGACCCCGAAACCCTGCCCCGCGACATCGAACTTGCGGTCGACGCCAGAGAGGCTTCGGCTAAGGCCGGGCTTTCCTATGACGACGAGACCTTCACTCGCTACGTGCTTTCACCTCGCCTGCACCTTGAACCCTGGTCGTCCTGGCGCGCTCAGCTGCATCCATGGCTGAAAAAATCCATTCCCCTGCCTCTTGAAAGGAAAATGCAAGCCATTCGGAAACGCATCAACAGCCTGCCCATTCTGCCGCAGACCCTTTTCGGCCCGCCCCTGACCCCGCTGCAGACTCTTCAGGGCGGTTTCTGCTCCTCGAATTCGGACAAAGCGGTACTAGGCACGGCAGCCTTGCGCACCATGGGCGTTCCGGCCCGCTGCGAAGTCGATTTTGGCGGCGTGGAGTATTTTGACGGAGCGGATTGGCAATTCTGGGAAATGCAGACCGCCACACCGGCCAGCGGAGCTCTGCACGTCACGGGCGGCAAAGACGTGCAGCCCTTGAAGGATTTTGGCGTGACCAGAATCGAAGACGGGCATTTGCGCGCCCTCGACGACCTGCCCTGGAAGGAAACCCGGGGCGTCCTGGCTTGCGCCATGCAACCTGGAAACTACCTGCTGCTTGAACCCAAGCGCGAGAACGATGGGGTATTGGTCCGTCTGATTCCCTTCAACGTCACGGACAAAGAGACAACGTTCGTTCAAATCGGAGCGGAGTAA
- a CDS encoding tetrathionate reductase family octaheme c-type cytochrome, giving the protein MKTSRRARLIPATLCAAIILAVALLAPHAATTAPEQSKPIGPVQKIRTSLNPKPAGWEAPDHAAAMARAKTPREFVAKVKSEDPKLRQIRFKNLGLGVADIKYSLMILDSPLVNTFENLYGPARFMHSKHAASLGGDCALCHHASPEGADAGIDRLSETVACRTCHQEAFNPAHPERIGLKAAYHQQCMGCHEEMNKGPIDCVGCHAKRVPDHKDLVKLPADPTPIQVTQECLRCHQKAGEDMIKSAHWLWKGPSPYTVERQKKVMSGKATDTMNNFCIALPSNWPRCTSCHAGYGWKDETFDFTDMTRVDCLVCHDTTDSYHKAPPAAGMPAPEVDLKFVAENVGNTNRNTCGSCHFQGGGADGVKHADMSEVLRYPERNCDVHMGGHDFACTDCHAAVNHKIRGRSTSLPVAEGSRTCEDCHTNKPHFGDSMLDFHLNKHTDTVACNTCHTPIYSKCRPTKTWWDWSLAGDKSRQPVKDASGEEDYNWMKGEFEWKESKKPVYAWYNGYMERLLLGDAIAPDATGFAPGENPSAEERRNLPVTNITAPVGSMKDPSSKIFPFKLMDGIQPADAKHNYLLVPHLYPTSPDDTTAYWKNLDWQKAFVDGMKAAGLPYSGEYTWVRTNMYWGIKHEVMPKDMALSCVQCHESLKGEKTCDRCHQDRRDVDFKKLTASGTDFAKMVSQGRDVADLVGVTDYIDFKALGYKDDPILSGGRFTKLPLGRTEP; this is encoded by the coding sequence ATGAAGACATCCAGACGAGCACGACTCATCCCGGCCACGCTGTGCGCGGCGATCATCCTGGCGGTGGCGCTGTTGGCGCCTCACGCGGCCACCACCGCGCCGGAGCAATCCAAACCCATCGGCCCGGTCCAAAAAATCCGCACATCGCTCAATCCCAAACCGGCAGGATGGGAAGCGCCTGACCATGCCGCCGCCATGGCGCGTGCCAAAACCCCGCGCGAATTCGTGGCCAAGGTCAAAAGCGAGGACCCCAAGCTGCGCCAGATCAGATTCAAGAACCTGGGCCTGGGCGTGGCCGACATCAAGTATTCACTCATGATTCTGGACAGCCCTCTGGTCAACACCTTTGAAAACCTGTACGGGCCAGCCCGCTTCATGCACTCCAAACACGCGGCCAGCCTGGGCGGCGACTGCGCCCTGTGCCATCACGCCAGCCCCGAAGGAGCCGACGCCGGGATCGACCGGCTATCCGAAACCGTGGCCTGCCGCACCTGCCATCAGGAGGCCTTCAACCCCGCGCACCCGGAACGCATCGGCCTCAAGGCCGCGTATCATCAGCAGTGCATGGGCTGCCACGAAGAAATGAACAAAGGACCCATCGACTGTGTCGGCTGCCATGCCAAACGCGTGCCCGACCACAAGGACCTGGTGAAACTCCCCGCCGATCCGACCCCGATCCAGGTCACGCAGGAATGTCTGCGTTGCCATCAAAAAGCCGGGGAAGACATGATCAAGAGCGCACACTGGCTCTGGAAAGGCCCTTCTCCCTATACCGTCGAACGCCAGAAAAAAGTCATGAGCGGCAAGGCCACCGACACGATGAACAACTTCTGCATCGCCCTGCCCTCCAACTGGCCTCGCTGCACCTCGTGCCACGCGGGCTACGGATGGAAGGACGAGACCTTCGACTTCACGGACATGACCAGGGTCGACTGTCTGGTCTGCCACGACACGACGGACAGCTACCACAAGGCCCCGCCGGCGGCAGGTATGCCCGCTCCCGAGGTGGACCTCAAGTTCGTGGCTGAAAACGTCGGCAATACCAACCGCAACACCTGCGGAAGCTGTCATTTCCAAGGCGGCGGAGCGGACGGCGTCAAGCACGCGGACATGTCCGAAGTGCTGCGCTACCCGGAACGCAACTGCGACGTGCACATGGGTGGACACGACTTCGCCTGTACCGATTGCCACGCGGCCGTAAACCACAAGATCAGGGGCCGCAGCACATCCCTGCCCGTGGCCGAGGGTTCGCGCACCTGCGAAGACTGCCATACAAACAAACCCCACTTCGGGGACAGCATGCTTGATTTCCATCTCAACAAGCATACCGACACCGTGGCCTGCAATACCTGTCATACGCCGATCTATTCCAAATGCAGGCCAACCAAGACCTGGTGGGACTGGTCTCTGGCCGGCGACAAATCCAGGCAGCCGGTAAAGGACGCCTCCGGTGAAGAAGACTACAATTGGATGAAGGGCGAATTCGAGTGGAAAGAATCCAAAAAGCCCGTCTACGCTTGGTACAACGGCTACATGGAGCGCCTGCTTCTGGGCGACGCCATCGCCCCCGACGCCACGGGTTTTGCCCCCGGCGAAAACCCGTCCGCCGAAGAACGCCGCAACCTGCCCGTGACCAATATCACGGCACCGGTCGGCAGCATGAAAGACCCCTCCTCCAAGATCTTCCCCTTCAAGCTCATGGACGGAATCCAGCCCGCCGACGCCAAGCACAACTACCTGCTTGTGCCCCACCTCTATCCCACGTCACCGGACGACACCACCGCCTACTGGAAAAACCTCGACTGGCAGAAGGCCTTCGTCGACGGCATGAAGGCGGCCGGCTTGCCCTACAGCGGGGAATACACATGGGTGCGCACCAACATGTACTGGGGCATCAAGCATGAGGTCATGCCTAAGGATATGGCCCTGTCTTGCGTGCAGTGCCACGAGAGCCTCAAAGGTGAAAAAACCTGCGACCGCTGCCATCAGGACCGGCGGGACGTGGACTTCAAGAAGCTGACCGCCTCCGGCACCGACTTCGCCAAGATGGTTTCCCAGGGCCGCGACGTGGCTGATCTGGTCGGCGTTACCGACTACATCGACTTCAAGGCCCTCGGCTACAAGGACGATCCGATCTTAAGCGGCGGACGATTCACCAAGCTGCCACTAGGGCGCACCGAACCCTGA
- the nrfD gene encoding NrfD/PsrC family molybdoenzyme membrane anchor subunit has translation MHHPRPIDRPFWSPGVLVLLAFMLAGGAALMVRFIFGLGYATNLSNTNPWGIWIGMDVASGVALAAGGFTTAALAHIFGRHAYEAVTRPALLTAALGYTFVAFAVFVDIGRSWAIWKPVFFHNYNSALFEVAMCVMIYLSVLWIEMIPILAEKWGTKIKVLGWFNRKLSSFMWIFIVLGVVLSCMHQSSLGTLMVIAPTKVHALWYTPFLPLLFLLSAFSVGYPMVIVETNLATTSLGLSSEMEVLAPLSRFTIITLGLYMALKLWDLLHRGVLSLAFDGTLAANSFLAEVGLGVILPWTLLLFPAVRRSRRRLFFAALLIVGGVLLNRVNVFLVAYTPQTGTIPYFPSIGEILVTAGAVAAIMFLYRTLVTFAPVLSAPKQEEMTR, from the coding sequence ATGCACCATCCCCGACCCATCGACCGTCCCTTCTGGTCCCCGGGCGTCCTGGTCCTGCTCGCATTCATGCTGGCCGGAGGCGCGGCCCTCATGGTCCGCTTCATCTTCGGCCTGGGCTACGCCACCAACCTTTCCAACACCAACCCATGGGGCATCTGGATCGGTATGGACGTGGCATCCGGCGTGGCCCTGGCCGCCGGAGGGTTCACCACCGCCGCCCTGGCCCACATCTTCGGCCGCCACGCCTACGAGGCCGTGACCAGACCCGCGCTTTTGACCGCCGCCCTGGGCTACACCTTTGTCGCCTTCGCCGTCTTTGTCGATATCGGGCGCTCCTGGGCCATCTGGAAACCCGTGTTCTTCCACAATTACAATTCAGCCCTCTTTGAAGTGGCCATGTGCGTCATGATCTACTTGAGCGTGCTCTGGATCGAGATGATCCCGATCCTGGCCGAAAAATGGGGCACGAAAATAAAGGTTCTGGGCTGGTTCAACCGCAAGCTCTCATCCTTTATGTGGATCTTCATCGTGCTCGGCGTGGTCCTGTCCTGCATGCACCAGTCAAGCCTGGGCACGCTCATGGTCATCGCACCGACCAAGGTCCACGCGCTCTGGTACACGCCATTTCTGCCCCTGCTCTTCCTGCTCTCGGCCTTCTCGGTGGGGTATCCCATGGTCATCGTCGAGACCAACCTAGCCACCACGTCCCTCGGTCTGTCCAGTGAAATGGAGGTCCTGGCCCCGCTGTCACGATTCACCATCATTACCCTGGGCCTGTACATGGCGCTCAAGCTGTGGGACCTTCTGCATCGAGGGGTTCTGTCCCTGGCCTTTGACGGAACACTCGCGGCCAACAGTTTCCTGGCCGAAGTGGGCCTGGGCGTGATTCTGCCCTGGACCTTGCTGCTCTTCCCGGCGGTACGGCGGTCCCGGCGCAGACTCTTCTTCGCCGCCCTGCTCATTGTCGGCGGCGTGCTCCTGAACCGGGTCAACGTCTTTCTGGTAGCCTACACTCCGCAAACCGGGACAATCCCGTATTTTCCGTCCATCGGCGAAATTCTCGTCACGGCCGGAGCAGTGGCGGCGATCATGTTCCTGTACCGGACGCTCGTAACCTTTGCGCCGGTCCTGTCCGCACCCAAGCAGGAGGAGATGACGCGATGA